TGTTCTCCTCCAAGTGGAGATGAGCACCGTCCGGCGTGCCATCCTGGGCGAGCGTGAGGAGGTGGCCGGCCAGGGTCTTCAACCCGGCAGCGTTTGCCTCTATGACGATCTCACCGCCCAGGTTGCGGACCTCGATGCGTGCGCCTTCCTCCCACGTGAAAACTCTGGTGACTCCATCGGTCGCCGCACTCACGTGAGTGGTCATCGACGGAGCAGCGCTGGGTTTAGGGGACATACTCCAAGCATCGCGTACTCCGGGCCGGACGCGACGGCGAGAACTGTACGGCGAGACATGGGTGACGACTTCTTCGTCCCGAAGCAACTTGGGCGATGTCTGCGCCTTGGGCTGGTGTGCCGCGCACCTGTGCTGATGGTCCGTAAGCGTCCGCGCTCGTCCGCCGCTGTCTGCTGGCGTTGTCACGCAGTTAGACACTCACGCATGCTGCCCACAGCTCAGCAAGCGCAGGTCGTTCGAGACCATGACCTGAGCGAGGCGTCCGGCGATGGCCACGACTTCGGGCCAGGCTGATGCCTGAAGGTACTCAGCGTCGGTGTCGTGGGGTGCCTCCGCGGCGGCAGCGTTGAGCGCGACGCCGAGGGCCCGCATGAGAGTTACCTCTTCCTCCGTTCTCAAGCTGATGCCGAGAAACCGCTCAGGCTCATCGGCGTCACAGAAGTCATCGAAGAGCGCGTGGAAGACGTGGTCGATGTTCTCGAACTCCGAAGGGTCGAGCCACACGTCCCGCTGCCACGGTGGATTGGCCAGAGCCAAGACCACAGGTACGACGTGGACACGGTGATTCGCCATGACTTGGGCTTCTGCGCTCACGAGCCGAGCCTAGCGACCGCACCTTCAGAAGGCGCTGGTGTTTTCTGGAGCACCACTTTAGGAGAGAGGCGGGTGAGTGTGGGCGTTGACCTGGAGCTTCGATACCTGGTCAGCCTGCCGAGAACTCGACCGCGAGACACCCCCGTTGACCGTGGCTGACCCCTGCATCTGGCACGACAGTGGCACGAACATCAGCCGACGACAGTCCGCCACGACGGCGGGTGCGCCAGCCGACCACGCACGCGTGTGCCTCGCTGCGCCCCCACTGGCCTCAGCCACGTTACTGGCTTGTGTCGTCGACCAGAGCGGGCCACGACGGTCGGCCCCGTGAGGATGGTGCGCGAGCTCCCAGCTTGGGGAGCTGCAATCAACTACGGCCAGCTTGGACGTTGACCTGGGCGAACGGTCGGTCCGTGGCGTCGGGCTGGGCTGTACCCACCGTGCTCCCCCGCGGTCGGGGACCTGCTATTTTCAACGACTTGACTACTTGGGTCTAGGCGCCGTGACAACCTGTAGTCGTGACCCCTCAGCGACGCATCACAGAGTTCGGCATGGTCGCCGAACTCACCAGGTCAATCATGCTTGAGCCTCGTGCACTGCGCGATGAGAGCATTCCGAAAGAATTGCTCGAATACGCGAATGAGTGTCATCTCTATCTGATCGGGCATCGTCCGCTTACTGTCGTTGACCCTGACTCGCTCAGCGTGGATGACGATCTAATCACGGCACGATTCATTAGTTATGAACAGTCCGAAGATGCGATCGTGGAGTGCTTCTGGAGGCAGCCGGGATTGTCGGGTGCTGTAAGTATTGAATCGGACTGGCCGCACAATGTGCTGAAGATGAAGGACTCTTCGGGGCGTCAGATCGCGAGAGGGAACGCCAGTTATTTTCTGGCTTATGCCATGGCCCAGACAGATTCGGACATGGAAAGGATTCCAGTAGATTCCCAGTTTCTAGATCTGATGGTCGACTACGTGGGGAAGGCCTACGGTGCGGAAGGTAGTCGAGGGGCGATAACCCGGCTTCAGTCGCACAGTACACTCCAGAGGATTCTGACTGAACTTCCTCGGGATATGGAAGCCTGGATTGTTCTGCTAAATAGCGACTCGCAAACACTCTTCACGTCGATTGTGCCATCTGGTGAAAGAGGTGATGCTGCGGACTTGGAAGATGATCAGCACCTAGAGCGAGCCCTGAGCGGCCCGCTTAGAGAGGAGATGATCGTCGACTTCCTGGAAGGGTGCTTGATTAAGTATTTTCAACCCCCTTATAACGTGCAGCTAAAAAAGACATTCCCGCAGGCGTCTGCAAAGCCCTTGGCTGAACTCTATGCGCGAGATTTGAATCTGGTTGGTTTTGAGCTAGACACCAAACACCTCAGCATGCGACTGCGGTCAACAGAAGTGCGTCCTAGTTTCGGGCATGTAGTCATGTATCCCTTGCATGACCCAGAAGAACGCAAGGACATGTTTGATTTCGTTGACGATATTGAAGTGCTTCGTGCGCGCAGAGAGGATCCTGAAGCGATGAGTTGAGACTCGATTGATCCCCTTGCCGCCAGCCGCCCCAGCTCCGAAATGTGCGTCTCCTGTGAGTAGCTCTTCCTGAGTCTGCGTTTGAGATCTGCCGTATCCCGGGCTGGGTGGGGGCGATGAGCCCCGCGTGAGTGGTTCTGGGGTTGGGTATCTGCCGGATGGCCTAAGAGTCAAATACAGCAAACTGATATACGCCTTGAACGGTCGACATGAGGAATCGCTCACGAAGCTCATCTTTATCCGTGAACTCTTCAAGCTCCCGTCTCGAATAGAACTTGACCGCTCCATCCCTGAGGAAGTCAATATAGTAGTGGCGCATGATTCGACTCCCCAAATGCTCGGCGACTGGATCCGCAACTTCGATAATTATCGCCCGATGGGCAATTCTGATACACTCGCCAATCAATTCCCTCACAGCCTCCGCCGAAGCCATATGATGCAAAACATTCTTGCAGATGGCGACGGAGAATGTCTTGTCGGCAAAAGGGAGATCCGTGGCGTCGTGGTTTGTGTAAAGCAGCGAGGATGCTGGGTGCGGCAAGCTGCGCGTCTTTCGAATCAATTCGATCTGACTCCACGCCACATCGTTTCCGACCACGATCGGAATATCCCCCCTCTCTGCCAGCGCATTACATAGCCCATTCTCGCCGCATGCTACATCGATTATCGAATGCGGACTAACTTCCCGTATGGCCTCGTCAATCACCTTGGCCACATCGCCAAGACTCTGCTCGCACACATATTCAGATGCGGCGCGCATGACTGGCTTGACGACCGTGTCATGAAATTGATACCGGTTTCGATATAGCTCATTCCGGGATATTTCATTGTCATGGAATGGAATCCGGCCCCGCTCTTTACTTGCCAGGCACTCTTGCGCCACGCCCAAAACCTTCGCGTTCTGCAAAGGGGTGACCGAACCGAGAGGGGTGTCGATATCGACGAGCTGAGCGCGAGTTCGCTTCACGCTTCGCAACTTCTGATCGGTGTCTCGACCCCGTATCCTACCCATAAAAGCAATGCCTTTATGGGTCCACTCGCGCCCCTCGCACTGAAAGACATGAGACAAGAAAGCAATAGGAACAATATCGGCCAACTGGACGCCCGACAATGCCTCCTGGGCGATCTCATTGGCCGCAACGATGAAGTCTTCTTGCGCATCCTGCCTCAGGCCCTCACCCAAAAGAGTCCACAATATGCCTTCATTCATAAATATCCTCTCGACCAGGATTCTATGGTCGATTACATATGGAACGATCAGAGAGAAATGATTCACCCTGCGGCAGTATTCGAACGCCGCACTATTCACCTGAAATGTATCGGAGAGTGACGGGGCCTCTCGATAAAGGCGTCTATAGGTGTCAAATTGCCGCTGGGCCACATCGCTCGCACTTAAGGCATTTTCTCGAGTCGGTGGATTCAGCCTAGACATTTCCATCCCTCACAGCCGATTCGACTCCAGCTGGGTCTTCTTCCAGCTTGCACCCCAACGGCAAAGCATGCACCTGCGCCGGAGCGACACCTGGGCTTGTTTGAGGCGAACCACCGACAACGGCTGCCGTCGGCGAGGGGCTGGCGGACTGTCTACGAGGATTGCCGCACAAGCGGTCGTGGGCCGGGCTGGTCTCGTGGACGGCCAGGAGCAGGCCGAGGGTGTAGGCGACGATGAACCGCTTGCGGCCCTTCAATTTCTTGCCCGCGTCGAAGCCCCTGGTGGCAGCAGGGACGGTGTTGGCAGTACGGACTCGCACCGCCTCGCCTCCATCAAGATCGACGGCGCCCGCCGCATCCCTGCCCACGCCGTCACCGACTTCGTCCTCGGCCAGATCGAGGAGGCTGCCTGATGGCCAGTCAGCGCAAGCGCAATCCGAACGGCGCCGGCACCATCACCAAGCGCAAGGACGGCCGCTTTCAGTGCGTGGTCTACGTGCTCCAACCGGACGGCACCCGCGCCCGCAAGTTCGCCTACGGCAAGACATGGGCCGAGTGCGACGCCAAGCGCCGGGAGCTGCTCGACAAGGTGGACCAGGGCGTGGCCGTGCCCACCAAGTCGGCCAAGCTCTCCGAGTGGCTGCCGTACTGGCTGGACAACGTCATCAAGCCCCGGCGCAAGCTCAGCACCTTCGACAAGTACGAAGCGCACGTCCGCCTCTACCTGGTGCCTCTCCTCGGTGGCAAGCGGCTCGAAAGCCTCGGCGTCGCCGACGTCCGCCGCTTCCTCATGCGCCTGGAGAAGGAGACGACCGCCGCAACCGCCAAGAAGTCGCACCGGGTTCTGCGCTCGGCGCTGACCTCCGCCTGCCGTGAGGAACTCATCACGCGCAACGTCGCCAAGCTCGTCGAGCCGCCGCGCACGGACAATCGGGAGTTGCAGCCTGGAGCCTCGACGAGACGCTCGACTTCCTCGCGGCCTCTCGTAAGGATCCGCTCTACGCGGCCTTCGTCCTCGCCATCGCCATGGGCCTGCGGCGGGGCGAGATCATCGGTCTCCGCTGGTCCGACCTCGACCTCGACAACCGCGTCCTCTACGTCCGCCAGCAGACCCAGCGCCGTCGCGGCGTCCTCTACGACGACGACCCCAAGAGCCGCCGTCGTCGTGTCGTCCCGCTGCCCGCGCTCTGCATCGCGCCCTTGCGCTGGCACCGGATGCGGCAGGCGGCGGCTCGGGCCAAGGCGGGGGAGACCTGGCAGGAGTCGGGCTACGTCTTCACCACCCGTACCGGTCGTCAGGTCGAGCCGCGGAACGTCTACCGCTCCTTCACCCGCGTCGCCCAGTCCGCCGGCCTCCGCGTGATCCGGCTGCACGACGCCCGGCACGGCACCGCCACGCTCCTCACGGCGGCCGGGGTCGCACCGCGCGTCGTGATGGAGATCCTCGGGCACTCGCAGATCAGCATCACCATGGACGTCTACACGCACGTCGTGCAGGACACGCAACGGGAAGCCATGAGCCACATGGACCGGCTGCTGCGGAAGAGGCGCCCCGGTCGTCAGTGACCGTTGTCGTTGATGTCAGATCTGGATGTCAGAAGGGGTCCACCTCCGAAAAATCGGAGGTGGACCCCTTCTGAACTGGTGCCCCCGGCAGGATTCGAACCTGCGACACCCGCTTTAGGAGAGCGGTGCTCTATCCCCTGAGCTACGAAGGCGGGGCTTGGGTGAAACCTTGCGCGGGACTCGGTGCACGAGTCGTGGCCAGGTCTCTCGGTCAAGCCCTGAGCGACCTGAGGCGGCAGCTGCGGCGAGGCGGTGGGCGGAGCCCGCGTGACACGCCGCAGCGCCCGTCGGGGCGCTCGATCAACAGACTACCGGATCGAGGCTCGGACGGGCGCTGGTGTATCGGAGCGGAGGGGGTGGCCAGGCTGTGTGGCACGCGTGTCGCCACGAGGGAGCACCCTCCCGAGCCGGAGGCGTAGCCCACTGCACCTCCGGTTCGGACGGGACGGGAGTCGGGAGCCGTCACACGCGGGCGGTCATGACCTGCCGAGCAGGCGCCAGATCTGGTTCTTCTTGGTGGTCAGGGTGCTGCCGGTGTCGCAGGTCCACTGGTGGACGAGGGCGCCGGGGGCGGTGGAGACGGTGCTGACGTCGACGCACTTGCCGCTGTGTACGGCGACGAGCTGGTAGTCGTGACTGTTGCCGAGTGCGGTCACCGGTCGGAGGGTGAACCGCTGGTTGTC
The window above is part of the Streptomyces sp. NBC_00425 genome. Proteins encoded here:
- a CDS encoding Imm32 family immunity protein, with the translated sequence MSAATDGVTRVFTWEEGARIEVRNLGGEIVIEANAAGLKTLAGHLLTLAQDGTPDGAHLHLEENNGLEEGSVGLVLERCDDE
- a CDS encoding SCO4402 family protein; protein product: MSAEAQVMANHRVHVVPVVLALANPPWQRDVWLDPSEFENIDHVFHALFDDFCDADEPERFLGISLRTEEEVTLMRALGVALNAAAAEAPHDTDAEYLQASAWPEVVAIAGRLAQVMVSNDLRLLSCGQHA
- a CDS encoding class I SAM-dependent methyltransferase yields the protein MNEGILWTLLGEGLRQDAQEDFIVAANEIAQEALSGVQLADIVPIAFLSHVFQCEGREWTHKGIAFMGRIRGRDTDQKLRSVKRTRAQLVDIDTPLGSVTPLQNAKVLGVAQECLASKERGRIPFHDNEISRNELYRNRYQFHDTVVKPVMRAASEYVCEQSLGDVAKVIDEAIREVSPHSIIDVACGENGLCNALAERGDIPIVVGNDVAWSQIELIRKTRSLPHPASSLLYTNHDATDLPFADKTFSVAICKNVLHHMASAEAVRELIGECIRIAHRAIIIEVADPVAEHLGSRIMRHYYIDFLRDGAVKFYSRRELEEFTDKDELRERFLMSTVQGVYQFAVFDS